Within Fervidobacterium thailandense, the genomic segment GTATAAGGCTCGGAACTCCCGCGTTAACCACACGTGGGATGAAGGAAGAACAGATGGAAGAAATCGCGGAGCTTATAGTCATGGTCTTGAAACACATAAAGGACGAGGAAGGAAACGTTGATGAAGCCATAGCAAAAGAAGTTAGTGATAAAGTGATAAAACTCTGCAAAGAGTTCCCGCTTTACGAGGGTAAGATCAAACTATAATCGTTGTTGTGGGAGGGATAATCGGTGATCGTTCGACCGTTTAGGGCTTTGAGGCCGACAAGAGAAATGGTCAGCAAAATAGCGGCAAAGCCGTACGACGTGGTTACTGAAGAACAGGCACGCGAAGTTGCAAAAGTCAACCCTTACACCTGGTACAAAGTCACAAGACCGGAGATACACTTCGATCACCCAGTTGATACACTTGATCCTCAAGTACACGTCAAAGGCAAGGAACACATGGAATGGCTTATCAAAAACGGTTATATGTTCGTTGAAGATAAACCTGCGATTTACATATACCAGCAACACTGGAGAGACCACGTACAAACTGGTTTCTTCGCCACATTCTCAGTCGATGAGTACATAGAAAATAAGATAAAGAAGCATGAACTCACAAGGAAAGACAAAGAGGATGAACGAGTCATCCACTTCAAGGTTGTTGGTGCACAAACCGGTCCCGTGTTCTTGATGTACAAATCAAGGCCAGAGATCGATGAACTTATCATGAAACATGCAAGTGGTGAGCCCGAGTACGATTTCGTGGATGAATCCGGTGTGAGGCACATTGTATGGGTACTGAAAGATGATAACGAAATACAGAAAATCGTTGATGCTTTTAAAGATGTTGACGCCTTCTACATTGCCGACGGTCACCACAGGGCCGCTGCTTCTGTGAGAACTGCGCTGGATTTGAGGCAGGAGAACCCGAACTACACCGGTGAAGAGGAATTCAACTATTTCCTCGCCGCGATATTCCCACACACTCAACTTCGGATTTTGGATTACAACCGAGTTGTTAAGGACCTGAACGGTCTGTCGGAAGAGGAATTTATGAAGAAAGTGAGCGAGAAGTTCACAATCACACCTTGGGATGGGATTTACAAACCGGAACGTAAGCACACCATCGGCATGTATCTATCGGGAAAGTGGTACAAACTCGAGCCAAAACCGGGCACGTACGATGAGAACGACGCTATCGATTCATTGGATGTCTCAATCCTCCAAAAGAATCTGCTCGCCCCTATACTCGGAATAGAAAATCCAAGAACCGATAAACGTATTGATTTCGTTGGCGGGATACTTGGCATAGAGGAGCTACAAAGGCTCGTGGATGAAGGTAAGTTCAAAGTAGCTTTTGCGATGTATCCAACGTCAATAGAGGACCTAATTAAGGTGTCGGATGAAGGTAAGATCATGCCGCCAAAATCTACATGGTTCGAACCAAAACTGAAAAGTGGTATTGTAGTTCACCTGATTTGATGAAAATAGACTATCAAAAGGCGGGGATCGTTATCCCCGCCTTCTTTTTATCGACCTGATCGTCTTGAGTATTGCCCTCGCTCGCTTTTTCCCAATACCATCTATCTCCTGGAGGTGGTCCACGTCAGTCTTGATGAGGTTCCCGAGGTTTCTATAAGAATCGATAACTTTTTGAGATACGTTCATCGGGATATGGATGGCAGTACGCAAAAGCCTGTAACCCCGCGGCACAACAAATGTTTCACTTGCCTTGTGGGTACTGGACACGTCGTAACCAAGAAATTTCGCAAATGTAAGGTGCTTGTATTCCAGGTCCCACATTTCTTCCATGAGTTTTCTGGCATCTTCCTCCGTTACGTCCTTCTTATGGTAGTCCATTATGAGCAAAAGCGTGAGTTCATCCAAGTCTCTAAGAACTTCCCTGAGTCTCAACGATGCAAGTTTCCCTTCGATACCGAGTTCAATAATCTGGAGTTGAATCTCAGAGGCAATGTTGTGAATCTCTGCGCTTCTTAACAATAACCCACAGATAAAATCGAGTGTAACATTTCCTTCGATCTCCTTGTAATTGAGCAGTTCCAAATCCCTGTCGAATATTTCTCGAAACCGTTCCAGCGTGTTCAATGTCTGCGAGACTTTCGTAAGGACGAATTTCATGTCCTCGAACACGTGCTTGAAGTCCTTATAATAAAGTGT encodes:
- the disA gene encoding DNA integrity scanning diadenylate cyclase DisA; the encoded protein is MATQIPQEVIEKIKQVSPGTKLRKALDQVIEAQLGALIVFINEDELKAYPQVFQAGFKIDAPFTPERLYELSKMDGAIVVDEHVSRILAANVHLVPDPSIPTSETGTRHRTAERIAKQLKKMVIAISKRRNVVTLYYKDFKHVFEDMKFVLTKVSQTLNTLERFREIFDRDLELLNYKEIEGNVTLDFICGLLLRSAEIHNIASEIQLQIIELGIEGKLASLRLREVLRDLDELTLLLIMDYHKKDVTEEDARKLMEEMWDLEYKHLTFAKFLGYDVSSTHKASETFVVPRGYRLLRTAIHIPMNVSQKVIDSYRNLGNLIKTDVDHLQEIDGIGKKRARAILKTIRSIKRRRG
- a CDS encoding DUF1015 domain-containing protein, which gives rise to MIVRPFRALRPTREMVSKIAAKPYDVVTEEQAREVAKVNPYTWYKVTRPEIHFDHPVDTLDPQVHVKGKEHMEWLIKNGYMFVEDKPAIYIYQQHWRDHVQTGFFATFSVDEYIENKIKKHELTRKDKEDERVIHFKVVGAQTGPVFLMYKSRPEIDELIMKHASGEPEYDFVDESGVRHIVWVLKDDNEIQKIVDAFKDVDAFYIADGHHRAAASVRTALDLRQENPNYTGEEEFNYFLAAIFPHTQLRILDYNRVVKDLNGLSEEEFMKKVSEKFTITPWDGIYKPERKHTIGMYLSGKWYKLEPKPGTYDENDAIDSLDVSILQKNLLAPILGIENPRTDKRIDFVGGILGIEELQRLVDEGKFKVAFAMYPTSIEDLIKVSDEGKIMPPKSTWFEPKLKSGIVVHLI